The Coffea arabica cultivar ET-39 chromosome 1e, Coffea Arabica ET-39 HiFi, whole genome shotgun sequence genome has a window encoding:
- the LOC140017718 gene encoding hydroxycinnamoyl-CoA:piscidic acid hydroxycinnamoyltransferase-like, which translates to MQRNRRTNKNRQEQLGGNQILLGFSAGVEDLIQGISTVLYASVDFRNRLKPPLPGRYFGNAVLPVPARAIVGDLQSRPLSYASSKIKEAIENVTDEYVRSYLVCMKNIPEVSSSRQFHTVGYPQWLFLGNPNLLVTSLVGLGLYKAHFGWGNEIFMTPGSVGYDGRLFIIPSPNGDGSFFIPLRLQAEHINAFKKHFYEDICNLCSFMGLSKKLSHM; encoded by the exons ATGCAACGGAACAGaagaacaaacaagaatagacaGGAACAACTTGGGGGAAATCAGATTTTATTAGGGTT CTCAGCGGGGGTTGAAGATCTAATTCAAGGCATCTCAACAGTTCTATATGCGAGTGTTGATTTTCGCAATCGGCTTAAACCACCCTTGCCCGGAAGGTACTTTGGAAATGCTGTCTTACCTGTACCAGCAAGAGCCATTGTCGGTGACCTCCAATCGAGGCCACTAAGCTATGCTTCAAGCAAAATTAAGGAAGCAATAGAGAATGTTACAGATGAGTATGTAAGGTCATATCTTGTTTGTATGAAGAACATTCCGGAGGTATCTAGCAGTCGTCAGTTTCACACCGTTGGTTATCCGCAGTGGTTGTTCTTAGGAAATCCCAATTTGCTCGTTACAAGTTTGGTTGGTCTGGGCTTGTACAAAGCCCATTTTGGGTGGggaaatgaaattttcatgacCCCTGGGTCAGTAGGTTATGACGGAAGACTCTTCATTATTCCTAGTCCTAATGGAGATGGATCGTTCTTTATACCATTGCGCCTACAAGCAGAACATATTAATGCTTTTAAGAAGCATTTCTATGAAGATATTTGTAATTTGTGTAGTTTCATGGGGCTCAGTAAAAAGCTTAGTCATATGTAA